AAATGCCATAACACCCATCCAACAATACAGTTATTCCGTCGGGAAAAACGCTAGCGATAGCGCCCTAATCATCGACGCGATGGATATTCTCTATACCGGAAAAGTAGACGGTTTCTGCATCGTTTCCAGCGATTCCGATTTTACTCGTTTAGCTACTCGCCTTCGGGAAGCCGGAATGAAAGTCATTGGCATCGGCGAAAAGAAAACACTAACGCCATTCATCACCGCTTGCGATAAATTCATTTACATCGAAATCCTAAAGAAAAACGATGAGGAGCCTACAGTAGAAACCAATAATCCAAAACAATCTAAAAATACTAAAGCCCCTGCCAGCAACCCTATCAGCAAAATCGATCCAAAAATCATCAAACTATTCGCCGATAGTATAGACGACATCGAAGATGAAAACGGATGGGCGTTCTTAGGAGAGCTAGGCAACTTAATGCTAAAAAAGAAACCCGACTTCGATTCAAGAAATTACGGTTTCCCAAAATTACTAGCCTTAATCAAAAGCATCAACCGCTTCGAAATTGACGAACGCGATAGTGGCAAAAACAACATCAAACACATCTACGTCAGAAGAAAATAAAAATAATTCAAAATTCACAATTTACAATTCACAATTCAAAATAGCCTACCTTACAAAAAAATGGCTATCGAAACCAAGGTAAAATTAGTAGAACAACTATTTGACCGACTAGAAAAAGAAATCTCCCAGTTCCAATCCCAAACTGGGTTACATTGCATAGCAGGTTGCGGAAGATGTTGCACTACGCCTCACATTGATGCCTCTCCTCTAGAGTTCTTCCCTTGGGCTTTCCACCTCTATCTAAACGGTCAAGCCGAAAGAATGTTAGACGAATTAAACGATTCCAACCAATCCCTTTGCCACATTTACCGACCCCTATCCATAGTAGACAGCGATAACGGAAGCTGCTCCAACTATAAATACCGAGGATTAATCTGTCGCCTTTT
The window above is part of the Flavobacterium sp. N1994 genome. Proteins encoded here:
- a CDS encoding YkgJ family cysteine cluster protein translates to MAIETKVKLVEQLFDRLEKEISQFQSQTGLHCIAGCGRCCTTPHIDASPLEFFPWAFHLYLNGQAERMLDELNDSNQSLCHIYRPLSIVDSDNGSCSNYKYRGLICRLFGYAASRDQFGKLRLATCKIIKENQPDNYQNTTEAISKGLYIPIFSDYYMHLSQIDFKLAKTMLPVNEALKRAIEEVLHYYAYHPFPTDLKTPA
- a CDS encoding NYN domain-containing protein, with the protein product MEIKKDLKLAVLIDADNVPYANVKEMFEEIAKYGTPTFKRIYADWTKPTVSGWKKVLLENAITPIQQYSYSVGKNASDSALIIDAMDILYTGKVDGFCIVSSDSDFTRLATRLREAGMKVIGIGEKKTLTPFITACDKFIYIEILKKNDEEPTVETNNPKQSKNTKAPASNPISKIDPKIIKLFADSIDDIEDENGWAFLGELGNLMLKKKPDFDSRNYGFPKLLALIKSINRFEIDERDSGKNNIKHIYVRRK